The Carassius gibelio isolate Cgi1373 ecotype wild population from Czech Republic chromosome B14, carGib1.2-hapl.c, whole genome shotgun sequence genome has a segment encoding these proteins:
- the LOC127971295 gene encoding uncharacterized protein LOC127971295, giving the protein IYINTEHQNCTVVLPPAEVLPSVPPETNTTLVSPPSSSSRPTSSSLASASVTHSWTENFQVPWSLMPDGIKSAVENGQRPSPSDRRQMIRILADEMRKHDKNPTRSQCLTVSRKIVSQYPKSFADMLGDKQVGGGYESVLSQLKVRIEHLNRTNTLSHHRIQRSDTGTTRKRSSTDSYGCTRWQPDLPPRETYDSLEVKRQKMEEMHLHEGISGAERGDVCKLMEETYWLQRHMINATPSPTIADIKTKWPYLFTQRHIYGHFEQLTDKKVLRCLELSIQECGQIIIEFFKSKPTNDDIRSILSRGENDVDAMVIQLLLAHFKEKLDGVFLQADVSRDYSTNLIYL; this is encoded by the coding sequence atatatataaacacagaacATCAGAACTGCACAGTCGTACTGCCACCTGCTGAGGTTCTCCCCTCGGTTCCCCCCGAAACAAACACTACTCTTGTTTCACCTCCATCAAGCTCCTCAAGGCCAACATCAAGCAGTTTAGCATCAGCCAGTGTCACACATTCATGGACTGAAAATTTCCAAGTTCCCTGGAGCTTAATGCCAGACGGTATAAAGAGTGCTGTTGAGAATGGACAGAGACCTTCTCCTTCTGATCGAAGACAAATGATTAGAATCCTTGCTGATGAAATgagaaaacatgacaaaaacccCACCAGATCACAGTGTCTTACTGTTAGTCGCAAAATAGTGAGCCAGTATCCAAAGTCTTTTGCTGACATGTTGGGTGACAAGCAGGTTGGGGGTGGATATGAATCTGTTCTTTCACAGCTGAAAGTACGCATCGAGCACCTGAATCGAACAAATACACTAAGTCATCATAGGATCCAAAGAAGTGACACCGGAACTACTAGAAAACGAAGTTCCACTGACTCGTATGGTTGTACAAGATGGCAGCCGGATCTTCCACCTAGGGAAACTTATGACAGTCTTGAAGTGAAACGTCAGAAGATGGAGGAGATGCATCTTCATGAAGGAATCTCTGGAGCAGAGAGAGGAGACGTTTGCAAGCTCATGGAGGAAACCTAttggcttcagcgtcacatgatcaaTGCAACCCCATCCCCTACAATTGCAGATATCAAAACTAAATGGCCATATCTTTTCACACAGAGGCATATATATGGACATTTTGAACAGCTTACTGACAAAAAAGTGCTCAGATGTTTGGAATTGTCTATTCAGGAGTGTGGACAAATCATAATTGAATTTTTCAAAAGCAAACCAACCAATGATGACATTCGAAGCATTCTCTCCAGAGGTGAAAATGATGTGGATGCCATGGTCATACAACTACTCCTTGCACACTTCAAAGAGAAGTTAGATGGTGTTTTCCTTCAAGCAGATGTAAGTAGAGATTATTCAACCAATCTAATTTATCTATAA